A single region of the Oryzias latipes chromosome 19, ASM223467v1 genome encodes:
- the LOC101158891 gene encoding myosin-binding protein C, fast-type isoform X2 — translation MPEPVPEAKPEGQDKPPADGDAPPADGEPQSTQLTGLFVEKPQSNVVAVAGSDVTIIAKVDSSTLTRKPTMKWLKGKWLDLGSKAGKHFQFKETYDRNTKIYTYEMKIVKAVPGDAGGYRCEVTAKDKCDSSTFEVSVEAAHQEEQADILSAFKRADAGEDDGELDFSALLKATKKKKKPEKEEPETDVWELLKSAHPSEYEKIAFKYGITDLRGMLKRLKKMKEQPVKHSEAFLKRLESCYTVDKGKKIVLSCEVLDPNAQVKWLKNGQEIKPSAKYVMEANGNVRTLTINKANLSDDAAYECVVGEDKCSTEVYVKEPPITITKLMDDYHVVVGERVEFEIEVSEEGAHVVWCFEDQELHKDKESSKYRFKKDGKKHTFIILEATLDDIGMYHAWTNGGHTKGELEVEEKELEVLQDIADLTVRATEQAMFKCEVSDDTVTGKWYKDGVEVLPSERIKMTHVGRFHRLLIDDVKPEDAGDYTFVPDGYALSLSAKLNFLEIKIDYVPRQDPPKIHLDTTGNMVSQNTIIVVAGNKLRLDVEITGEPAPTVVWSKGEKPITETEGRVRVESRKDLSCFVIEGAERDDEGNYSICVTNPAGEDKAMLLVKIVDVPDPPENVKCTGVGEDCATIVWEPPKFDGGVPIKGYLMERKKKGSSRWTRLNFDVYESTTYEAKRMIEGVLYEMRVFAVNSIGMSQPSLNSKPFMPIAPTSEPTRLTVHDVTDSTCSLKWLAPEKIGAGGLDGYIIEYCKEGGTEWVQANTDLCERQGFVVRDLPVGEKINFRVVAVNIAGRSPPATLGQPVTIREIVEHPKIRLPRELRTKYIRTVGEKINLTIPFQGKPRPVATWYKDGKPIDPKMVNVHNSHVESILFIRSAERDHSGTYELVLQIENMEDRATINIRIIEKPGPPQKVRVTDVWGFNAALEWEPPKDDGNCEITGYTIQKADMKTKEWFTVYDHNRRTNCTVSDLVMGNEYSFRVYSENLCGLSEEPGLSKNTAVISKTALEHKRNPYKEKDMTCAPKFTQPLVDRTVVAGYSMAISCAVKGFPKPKIVWMKNKMIIGEDPKYLMQNNQGVLTLNIRKPSTFDGGKYSCMAVNELGKDEVECKLAVRVPTEPDKQ, via the exons caaaaccAGAGGGGCAGG ATAAACCCCCAGCAGATGGAG ATGCGCCCCCAGCAGATGGAG AGCCACAGTCAACTCAGCTCACTGGACTCTTCGTAGAGAAACCACAGAGCAATGTAGTTGCTGTTGCAG GATCGGACGTCACAATTATTGCCAAGGTGGACTCGAGCACCCTGACAAGAAAACCCACTATGAAGTGGCTGAAGGGCAAGTGGCTGGACCTTGGTAGCAAAGCTGGGAAACATTTTCAATTCAAGGAAACGTACGACAGAAATACTAAG ATCTACACTTATGAAATGAAGATCGTCAAAGCAGTCCCAGGGGATGCTGGGGGCTATAGATGTGAGGTGACAGCTAAAGACAAATGTGACAGCTCCACCTTTGAGGTGTCTGTGGAGG CTGCACACCAGGAGGAGCAAGCAGATATTTTGTCTGCTTTCAAGAGAGC GGATGCTGGAGAAGACGATGGAGAACTCGACTTCAGTGCCCTACTGAAAGCCACTAAGAA AAAGAAGAAACCTGAAAAAGAGGAACCGGAGACAGATGTGTGGGAATTGCTTAAAAGTGCCCACCCAAGCGAGTATGAGAAAATTGCCTTTAAGTATGGCATCACTGACCTGAGGGGTATGCTGAAACGtctgaaaaagatgaaagaacaGCCAGTAAAGCATAGTGAGG CTTTTCTGAAGAGGCTTGAATCTTGCTACACAGTGGATAAAGGGAAGAAAATCGTCCTGTCTTGTGAAGTTCTTGATCCAAACGCCCAGGTCAAATGGTTGAAGAATGGCCAGGAGATTAAACCCTCAGCCAA GTACGTCATGGAGGCAAATGGGAACGTCCGAACTCTCACCATCAACAAAGCCAACCTGTCTGATGATGCAGCTTACGAGTGTGTAGTTGGGGAGGACAAGTGTTCCACAGAAGTTTATGTCAAAG AGCCTCCAATAACCATCACTAAGCTGATGGATGATTACCATGTGGTTGTGGGCGAAAGAGTGGAGTTTGAGATTGAAGTGTCTGAGGAAGGTGCACATGTCGTGTG GTGCTTTGAGGATCAAGAGCTTCACAAAGACAAAGAATCCTCGAAGTACCGTTTCAAAAAGGATGGAAAGAAGCACACATTTATTATTCTAGAGGCTACCCTGGATGACATTGGCATGTACCATGCTTGGACAAACGGAGGTCACACCAAAGGAGAGCTGGAGGTGGAAG AAAAGGAGCTGGAAGTGTTGCAGGACATTGCCGATTTGACAGTCAGGGCAACAGAACAGGCGATGTTCAAGTGTGAAGTGTCGGATGACACGGTCACCGGAAAGTGGTACAAAGACGGAGTGGAGGTCTTACCAAGCGAACGTATTAAAATGACTCATGTCGGAAG GTTTCACCGGCTGTTAATTGATGATGTGAAGCCAGAGGATGCTGGAGACTACACATTTGTTCCTGATGGATATGCTCTGTCACTTTCTGCTAAACTGAACTTCTTGG aaattaaGATCGATTATGTCCCCAGACAAG ATCCCCCAAAGATCCacctggacaccactggaaacatgGTTTCCCAGAATACTATTATTGTAGTAGCAGGAAACAAACTTCGTCTGGATGTTGAAATCACAGGAGAACCAGCCCCCACTGTGGTTTGGTCCAAAGGAGAAAAA ccaatcacagagaCAGAAGGCCGCGTGAGAGTAGAGTCCAGGAAGGACCTTAGCTGCTTTGTTATTGAGGGGGCAGAAAGAGATGATGAAGGCAACTATAGTATCTGTGTCACCAACCCAGCCGGAGAGGACAAGGCTATGCTGCTTGTGAAAATTGTGG ATGTGCCTGACCCCCCTGAGAATGTTAAATGCACTGGAGTGGGAGAAGACTGTGCCACTATTGTTTGGGAGCCTCCCAAATTTGACGGGGGAGTGCCAATCAAAG GTTACCTAATGGAAAGGAAGAAGAAAGGTTCCTCCAGATGGACAAGGTTGAACTTTGATGTTTATGAATCAACCACATACGAGGCCAAGAGGATGATTGAAGGAGTTTTGTACGAGATGAGAGTGTTTGCTGTTAACAGTATTGGCATGTCTCAGCCAAGTCTGAACTCCAAGCCCTTCATGCCCATTG CACCAACTAGTGAGCCAACTCGCCTGACCGTCCACGATGTGACAGACAGCACATGCAGCTTGAAGTGGCTCGCCCCAGAGAAAATTGGAGCTGGAGGTCTGGACGGCTACATCATTGAGTACTGCAAGGAGGGAG gcACGGAATGGGTTCAAGCTAACACGGATCTTTGTGAACGACAGGGATTTGTGGTGCGTGACCTCCCTGTGGGGGAGAAAATTAACTTCAGGGTGGTAGCGGTGAACATTGCTGGTCGCAGTCCACCGGCGACCCTGGGACAGCCCGTCACCATCCGAGAAATTGTTG AACATCCAAAGATCCGCCTTCCTCGTGAGCTGAGAACAAAATACATCAGGACAGTGGGAGAAAAGATCAACCTGACCATCCCATTCCAG GGTAAGCCACGACCTGTTGCTACCTGGTACAAGGATGGTAAACCCATTGACCCAAAGATGGTCAATGTCCACAACTCCCACGTGGAAAGCATCCTCTTCATTCGCTCAGCAGAGAGAGATCACTCTGGAACGTATGAGCTGGTTCTACAGATTGAGAACATGGAAGATAGAGCAACCATTAACATAAGAATTATTG AGAAGCCTGGGCCACCTCAAAAAGTGAGAGTCACTGACGTCTGGGGCTTTAATGCAGCTCTGGAATGGGAACCACCCAAAGATGACGGCAACTGTGAGATTACCGGATACACCATCCAGAAAGCAGACATGAAGACCAAG GAATGGTTCACCGTTTATGACCATAACAGACGGACAAACTGCACAGTTTCAGACCTGGTAATGGGCAATGAATATTCATTCCGCGTCTACAGTGAAAACCTTTGTGGTTTAAGTGAGGAGCCTGGTCTCAGCAAGAACACAGCTGTTATTTCTAAAACAG cCCTCGAGCACAAACGGAACCCTTACAAGGAGAAAGACATGACCTGTGCGCCCAAGTTTACTCAGCCGCTGGTGGACAGAACTGTTGTAGCTGGTTACAGTATGGCCATCAGCTGTGCTGTGAAAGGCTTCCCCAAG CCAAAGATTGTGTGGATGAAGAACAAAATGATCATCGGTGAGGACCCCAAGTATTTGATGCAGAACAACCAAGGAGTGCTGACCCTCAACATTCGGAAGCCAAGCACCTTTGACGGAGGCAAATACTCCTGCATGGCTGTCAACGAGTTGGGCAAGGATGAAGTGGAGTGCAAGCTGGCTGTCCGAG TTCCCACAGAACCAGACAAGCAATGA